A genomic segment from Glycine soja cultivar W05 chromosome 18, ASM419377v2, whole genome shotgun sequence encodes:
- the LOC114395288 gene encoding zinc transporter 6, chloroplastic-like, producing the protein MTECMTDLAQAAACRNGTTAAHLKVISIFMIFVTSVTGVCAPVTLARYFQGKSLYNIAILLIKCFAAGVILATSLVHVLPDAFAALSDCQVASQHPWKDFPFAGLVTLIGVLMALLVDTVASSHMEHAHYTPVETQEKEGGGGGSTWSIELVGGGAEVQRVEELMRLKQRLVSQVLEIGIIFHSVIIGVTMGMSQNVCTIRPLVVALSFHQIFEGLGLGGCIAQAGFSFGTTAYMCFMFSVTTPMGIILGMVLFSMTGYDDTNPKALIMEGLLGSVSSGILIYMALVDLIAVDFFHNKLMNSNLYLKKVSFIALTLGSASMSVLALWA; encoded by the exons ATGACGGAGTGCATGACGGACTTGGCTCAAGCTGCCGCATGCCGAAACGGCACGACGGCGGCACACTTAAAAGTGATTTCCATCTTTATGATTTTTGTGACCAGCGTGACAGGCGTATGTGCGCCTGTCACACTGGCACGATACTTTCAGGGAAAGTCCCTCTACAACATAGCCATCTTGTTAATCAAATGCTTTGCTGCCGGCGTAATTCTTGCAACCTCATTGGTCCACGTGTTGCCAGACGCCTTTGCTGCACTCTCCGATTGCCAGGTGGCATCCCAGCATCCCTGGAAGGACTTTCCCTTTGCTGGCCTG GTGACCCTTATTGGGGTGCTAATGGCCCTGCTGGTAGACACTGTTGCTAGCTCGCACATGGAGCATGCACACTACACGCCGGTGGAGACGCAGGAGAAGGAGGGTGGCGGCGGCGGCAGCACATGGAGCATTGAGCTTGTTGGTGGTGGTGCTGAAGTGCAGAGGGTTGAAGAGTTGATGAGGTTGAAGCAGAGACTGGTGTCCCAAGTGTTGGAGATTGGTATAATTTTTCACTCTGTTATCATAGGAGTGACTATGGGGATGTCTCAGAACGTTTGCACCATTAGGCCACTCGTTGTTGCTTTGTCCTTTCATCAGATTTTCGAAGGCTTGGGTCTTGGTGGCTGCATTGCTCAG GCTGGATTTAGCTTTGGAACTACAGCGTACATGTGCTTCATGTTCTCTGTGACAACACCAATGGGGATAATTCTGGGGATGGTGTTATTCTCAATGACTGGTTATGATGATACTAACCCTAAAGCTTTGATAATGGAAGGGTTACTAGGTTCAGTTTCATCGGGCATACTAATTTACATGGCTCTTGTTGACCTTATAGCAGTTGATTTCTTTCATAACAAGCTTATGAACTCTAATTTGTACTTGAAAAAGGTGTCTTTTATTGCATTGACTCTTGGCTCTGCTTCAATGTCAGTTCTAGCACTTTGGGCTTGA
- the LOC114396291 gene encoding RING-H2 finger protein ATL66-like: MSSEEQHHHHFIQWHLNKLINGSSSTFHSYNQSLFLLLWFFAILIFVPSLFLCFHLCCRRFSQQQRSTSTTVVSPLPDQCVVGIEFMANHTLVPSSTSMVGAGFEKEECCICLSLFQSNEKLKVLIECEHVFHSECLDMWLSGHPSCPLCRASLHVSENLKK; the protein is encoded by the coding sequence ATGTCCTCTGAAGAACAGCACCACCACCACTTCATTCAGTGGCACTTAAACAAGCTCATCAATGGTTCAAGTTCAACCTTTCACTCCTATAACCAAAGCCTGTTCCTATTGCTGTGGTTTTTTGCCATTCTCATCTTTGTACCTTCATTGTTCTTGTGCTTCCATTTGTGCTGTCGCCGTTTCTCGCAACAACAAAGGTCCACTTCTACAACTGTGGTCTCTCCTCTACCTGATCAATGTGTTGTTGGAATTGAGTTCATGGCAAACCACACTCTGGTACCATCTTCAACTAGCATGGTTGGTGCAGGGTTTGAGAAGGAGGAATGTTGCATATGTTTGAGTCTCTTCCAAAGTAATGAAAAACTGAAGGTGTTAATTGAATGTGAGCATGTTTTTCATTCTGAGTGCTTGGACATGTGGCTTAGTGGACATCCTAGTTGCCCTCTATGCAGGGCCTCCCTCCATGTTAGTGAGAATCTCAAGAAATGa
- the LOC114396003 gene encoding RING-H2 finger protein ATL63, with protein MSIQPDSPNNNTLTQMFQNIFSDNSNIMLAAIISLLLVILFVLLLHLYAKLFLAQAQPQAHARRRRRRRRRNTVTVSDVLGPARFHHFHSFNIEDSSPLTTKGLDSSTIRTIPLFIYEPNNNKVQEEEEELECVICLSAFVSGEVGRCLPKCGHGFHVECIDMWLSSHSNCPICRASIVASVVENDSRVVVSSSDHHRDELYYGGDHDLVEIVIESGGAPSSEIIREGDGNGGARTSVSVGSETSSSEFFGCSLERMLGKVFPSSNVN; from the coding sequence ACAACAACACGTTGACCCAAATGTTTCAGAACATATTCTCAGACAACAGTAACATCATGCTTGCAGCCATCATTTCTCTCCTCCTAGTAATCCTCTTTGTCCTCCTTCTCCACCTCTATGCCAAGTTGTTCCTCGCTCAGGCACAGCCTCAGGCCCACGCCCGCCGCCGCCGGAGGAGGAGGCGGCGAAACACGGTGACAGTCTCCGACGTCCTCGGCCCGGCAAGGTTCCACCACTTCCACAGCTTCAACATAGAAGACAGTTCACCCCTCACAACAAAAGGCTTAGATTCTTCAACCATTAGAACAATTCCACTCTTCATCTATGAACCCAACAACAACAAGgtccaagaagaagaagaagaacttgaatgtgtaatttgcttgagtgCCTTTGTGAGTGGTGAAGTGGGGAGGTGCTTGCCAAAGTGTGGCCATGGCTTCCATGTGGAGTGCATTGACATGTGGTTGAGTTCACACTCCAATTGTCCTATTTGTAGAGCCTCAATTGTAGCAAGTGTTGTGGAGAATGATTCTAGGGTGGTGGTTTCATCAAGTGATCATCATCGTGATGAATTATATTACGGTGGAGATCATGATTTGGTTGAGATTGTGATTGAAAGTGGTGGTGCTCCAAGTTCTGAGATTATTAGAGAGGGTGATGGTAATGGAGGAGCAAGAACAAGTGTTTCTGTTGGGTCAGAAACTTCTTCTTCTGAGTTTTTTGGGTGCTCTTTGGAGAGAATGCTTGGCAAGGTTTTCCCATCAAGTAATGTAAATTAA